CATGTCGGGATAAAGCCATATTTTTAGTAGTTAGACGGGTACTAGACGGTTTACCCTGACAATATTTTAAAAAATTGCTATCTTGGTCGTTTTCTAAGAGTTACTATTAACAATATTCTTTAATAGTGTTGTTCTATTTCGTAACTGGTAAAGACAGTGCCCAACAATACACATTATCCTTCCCTAGAACGGCTATTCGAACAGGTAACCCGGCACGATGACTATCAGGCATTTGAGAAAATATTTAAATCTACTTACGGAGACCTGTTACGCTACATAATGGGCTTTACTTCTGATAAAGGGGAAGCTGAAAATGTAGTATCTGAAGTTTTTTATAAACTTTGGAAGCATCGTGGTAGTATTCACATTAGTACATCGGTAAAATCGTATCTCTATTCGGCAACTCGGAATCAAGCTCTGGACGGATTGCGGAAAACACAGAGTGCCCAGGTTATGATGAAGAAGACTTCAAGTGCCTTGAGCGCCCATGTAATTAGCCCAGAAGAAAAGCTTATTGGCCAGGAGCTGGAGGAGTGTATCCAAAATGCAATTAATCAACTACCCGAACAGCGACAACTGATTTTCCGTCTTAATCGGGAAGAGGGACTCAAGTACCGAGAAATTGCCCAGCGACTCAATATCTCAATTAAAACAGTAGAAACCCAGATGAGCCGTTCACTGAAAGCCTTACGTGAGGCTATTCCTCATTAAATTAGTTATTATAAATTTATAGATCTGCCGTAAGGGAAAATAGCTAGCTACCCGTCATAGAAGCAGACACAGATATTTATGAGTGAACATCATAACTACGAGAAGGAAGCCAACCAGGCTTTTCGCCAACTTGACCAACGATTACGAGAGGAAGATTTAGTGCCTAATCAGAAGGTTCATACTTTTCAACGATACTGGATTGCCGCAGCAGTTTTGGTAATAATACTAGCCTCGGCTGCCCTATGGCCTACCTGGTTTACTTCTGCTCAGTCTGAAGTGGCTGTTAGCCAGATAGAAAAATCCACCCTGCCGGGGCAGAGAACTCGCTTTCAGCTACCAGATGGAACAAAGGTCTATCTAAATGCTGATAGTCGGTTTACCTACCCTTCGGCTTTTGCCGAGCAGCGGATAGTGTATCTCAGCGGAGAAGCCTTTTTAGAGGTAGCGCATGATGCCGATCGACCATTTATTGTTCGCACGGAAGAGGCTACGGTTCAGGTGTTGGGAACCTCTTTTAATGTGAAAGCGCATAAAGATCAGCCTACCGAAGCTGTGGTAGTAAGTGGAAAGGTAGCATTTAATGCCATCAACCATCCAGAATCTCGAATGCTGCTCCAGCCTAACGATAAGGCCGTATTAAATGCTACTACTGGGGAAACCATTCAAAGCTTGGTAGATGCTACTAGCTACACTGCCTGGACGAACGGTACGTTGATCTTTGATAATCAACCTTTGGGCGAAGTGTTTACTGAACTAGCCCGTTGGTACGGAATGACAATAACTGTAGAAAACCCAACTATTCGGGAGTGCCGAGTTACCGCTAAATTTGATGATTTATCGCTAGCTACGGTGCTAGACCAGTTGCAATTCGTTGTTCCCATTACTTACCAGCTAGAAGAAAAGCGCATTTCGATTGGTGGCGATAGCTGTGAGAAAGAAATGCTGTAGTTGGTATTTGTCGCCAAAAATAGAAGTAGTCAAGAAAACTTACTTCTCAACTGCTCTCTAATTGCTTGAAAGAATCTAGTACGAAGCTATCATCTTCCAGTTCTTCATTCAGCCACCATTATTATTGGTTCTAACTTTGTTTAGTCGCCCGTTTACTATTTTATGAATAGCTTCAGATCGCTATTCCAGTTATTGCTGCCATAAATTCCTTTTCCTTTGTATTCCGTTAAGTACATCTGGGGGTGTTGGTCAGAATTTCAACAACGCCTGATGTTCTCTCTTTATTCAGAAAATCGCATTGGATACTCTACTTTATCAGTGGGCTTAGTATATTTACTGGAATAAGAACTACAATACCTAATCTGCTATGAAAGCAACGGCTAACTCTCGTCGCAATTTTTTGAAAGAAACCACTGCCTTGGCCGGAACGGCTTTTCTGGCTCCCTATAACTTTTACATTCAACCTACTAAACCTAAACTTATGGAAGAAATTATTGGCCACGGAGATTTTAAGTACCGCGTACATAAAGAATGGGGTGACTTGAACCCTAGCCAGACCCCAGTGAAGAACTGTCACGAGATGGTAATGGATTCGCAGGGGAGGCTAATTATGATTACCGATGAAACCAAGAACAATATTATCATTTACGATAAATCGGGCAAACTACTAAGTTCTTGGGGAGATCGTTATCCGGGTGGGCATGGCCTTACTTTATTTAACGAAGGCGGGGAAGATGTGCTCTTTATTTCTGACCCAGATAAAGGCCAAGTAGACAAAGTAGCAATAGACGGTAGCCGTAAGTTTATGACCTTGAAAAGTCCCTATGAGTTAGGCATTTATAAAAAAGAAGAGCCTTACAAACCTACCGAAACAGCAATCGCCCCCAATGGAGATATTTACGTAGCTGATGGCTACGGGCATCAGTACATTATTCAGTACGATGCTGAAGGAAACTACATTCGCCACTTTGGTGGGAAAGGTGATGGCGATGCCCAATTTTCTACCGCTCACGGCGTGGCTATTGATACCCGCAACCCAGATAATCTTACACTACTGTGTACTTCCCGCGCCCACAATGCATTCAAGCGTTTTACGCTAGACGGAAAATATCTGGAAACGATTTTTTTACCCGGTGCTTATGTTTGTCGTCCGGTGATTGATGATGAGAATCTGTACGCCGGAGTATGCTGGTCGCGCCTGAAGTACCTAAACCAAACGCCTGATTCGGGCTTTGTAACCATTCTGGATAAAGACAATAAAGTAGTTTCTAATCCCGGTGGTACCGAACCGGAGTACCGTAACGGTGAATTACAACTGATGGTACAGCAGCAACCGCTATTCAACCATTGCCACGATGTATGCATCGACGAAGATAAAAACATCTACGTTTGCCAGTGGAATGCCAATCAGACCTATCCGATTAAGTTGGAGCGAGTTTAAAGCATGTTTGCAAAAAAAAGCCCGGCGAATTCGCCGGGCTAATCAGATTAAAAAGTGTAAGCTTTCAATTTCAAAAAATCCCTCTTACAATTCAACTTCCCGAATAGCGTGGACTGGTATGACCCTTCCTCCTTTTAGTGTAACATAACGTTCGGTAACTGCCCATACGGTAGTAACTACTCGCTGGGGTATTCCATCGTAAAGCTGATACGTGATAGTCACTTTATGGCGGAATAAATTGCCCAATGAAAGTGCTTTTTGTAGATACCATCGGCGTCGCTCAATTTCGAGCCGATCGCTTAATACTTCTTTAGTAGCAAAAGAAGCTTGACCAATAATTTCTTTGGGGACTGTGATGACAGATTCCATATTTTTACTGTATTTAAGATGAAAATTAAATGAAGACTACCAGTATTTGCTAGCGTGATAGCATACCGTAGCTACAATAGAAAAATAATACAGTAAATTTAAATTTGGAAAACACCGTAGAGTGCTAGCAGTAGACTACAGTTTTTTGAGGAAATATGTTGATGACGGCAAACCATTCTAAATTGGTCAGTATCGCCTGCATCCGAAATGGCTTCCCATCTTTGTAGATAGCTTTTAGTGGCGCGCTTATTGCTCTTGAGCCGCTTAGATAAAATTCTGGTTCGCACAAACTTATTAGGTTGTTGCGCTGACGCGACAAATTCTAATTGGTTAGTAGTAGAGCATGTTATCGCTAAATGAGTATCGGCTGAGAATTGGGCTGCATTAGACCAACTACCCTCTTGAATGGATGTAGCTGACACCTGAATAGCTATCAGGAGCATTAGCGATGCATGTACTAACAATGTAATCATGAATTATGCTACTGAATTATTCAAAATGCTTGGATTGTTGCCTTGCTATATATTTTGATAGCTTTACTATTATAGCTATAAATTTCATTAATTCCTAATTTCTACCCTTAGATCTTTATTTCGTACAGAGTCTTTCTGATAAATTTATACTATCAGCCGACAGAAA
This region of Tunicatimonas pelagia genomic DNA includes:
- a CDS encoding RNA polymerase sigma-70 factor, with the protein product MPNNTHYPSLERLFEQVTRHDDYQAFEKIFKSTYGDLLRYIMGFTSDKGEAENVVSEVFYKLWKHRGSIHISTSVKSYLYSATRNQALDGLRKTQSAQVMMKKTSSALSAHVISPEEKLIGQELEECIQNAINQLPEQRQLIFRLNREEGLKYREIAQRLNISIKTVETQMSRSLKALREAIPH
- a CDS encoding FecR family protein, producing MSEHHNYEKEANQAFRQLDQRLREEDLVPNQKVHTFQRYWIAAAVLVIILASAALWPTWFTSAQSEVAVSQIEKSTLPGQRTRFQLPDGTKVYLNADSRFTYPSAFAEQRIVYLSGEAFLEVAHDADRPFIVRTEEATVQVLGTSFNVKAHKDQPTEAVVVSGKVAFNAINHPESRMLLQPNDKAVLNATTGETIQSLVDATSYTAWTNGTLIFDNQPLGEVFTELARWYGMTITVENPTIRECRVTAKFDDLSLATVLDQLQFVVPITYQLEEKRISIGGDSCEKEML
- a CDS encoding twin-arginine translocation signal domain-containing protein produces the protein MKATANSRRNFLKETTALAGTAFLAPYNFYIQPTKPKLMEEIIGHGDFKYRVHKEWGDLNPSQTPVKNCHEMVMDSQGRLIMITDETKNNIIIYDKSGKLLSSWGDRYPGGHGLTLFNEGGEDVLFISDPDKGQVDKVAIDGSRKFMTLKSPYELGIYKKEEPYKPTETAIAPNGDIYVADGYGHQYIIQYDAEGNYIRHFGGKGDGDAQFSTAHGVAIDTRNPDNLTLLCTSRAHNAFKRFTLDGKYLETIFLPGAYVCRPVIDDENLYAGVCWSRLKYLNQTPDSGFVTILDKDNKVVSNPGGTEPEYRNGELQLMVQQQPLFNHCHDVCIDEDKNIYVCQWNANQTYPIKLERV